The Venturia canescens isolate UGA chromosome 4, ASM1945775v1, whole genome shotgun sequence genomic interval ATATACACcgagttattttttttgtggaataaaaattatgcACAGATCACGAGTGTCATAATTTCGAAGTATTTCGAAAAACTTACCCTTAAATTTAACTGGAAAGTCATAAGGATTGTAGAGCGTAAGAACTTGTTTGTGAGACAACTGATCGTCGAGAAAGAACGTTATGTTTTGTGGAAAGACAAAAACTGGCAATTTCCTTGGTGTCACGGGCCCCAATTGAGGTTGCATTTTTATAGCCTACTTGTCGCTTCGCTAAATACGTTGTATTATTCCATGCACcttgagcgaaaaaaaaaacatgattaaTATGCATAAGTCATAGGCGTGTAGCTACGTATTACAGAAATAAATATGGGTTGCCAGTcgccaaacatttttttcgttcgataaaACAAAGCCCATATAGAGATGATCGATCACTTGCACATCCAATACTTACTCGGATAATTCAATTCAAACGAGATAATGCAACTTTTTATCTTAACGTTCAATTGAATCGATCAATATGTTATTTCGCACAAACTCTAAATTTATTGGATAAAAAACGTACAAGTCAAAaactcaaatatttatttttttcatgtttttcgtgCTGCTTCCTATTCGCGAGTGTGACAATGAGAGAGAAGAACAGCTGGAGAGCAGCAGGCCTCAGCAACTTGCAATCGTGAATGAGCTTGCGTGCGTGTATGACAAGTATGACACACACCACCAGCACTGTCAATAAAAATTACCTTTATGACGATGATCCATCAGTGTTGGGATTGGGATAGGAGGAGAGTGGGGGGCTGgtaacaaaaagtaaaaatgcgagaaaacaaaacaaaggTTATCACGTAATCTCCGTGAACTTGGCGGACTGATTTTGGATTTctgtcttctttttttttcattagttatGGTGAGTGTGCGTAAtctttttaattataaaattcgtACTTGATAAAAAACGATATAGAACGATCTCCGCGAttataaatttctttttttaaattcttcttTTATACTTATGTGCTAAGTTGAAACAAATGAAATGCTTTTCTGACattcacataaaaaaaaaaaaattattgaattatttttctagaGATTTTTCCCCTCCAAAAAATGAACGTGGAACAGCAGGCGGCGCCGCGATCACGGCGCGAAgcagtagaagaaaaaaaaaaggagaacgaCACCAGCGCTACTAACTAGAGGCAGCAGAAGACCCTAGGGAAACAGCGGACGGATTCATCATTATCGCGTTTACGGGGGTTGCTGTTCTAAATGCAAACGGCAAAACTGACTGACTTCCCACCATCGAGTCTCGTGTGTCGTTCGACTGTTGTCATTTAGTTTGAATTACTTCACATTAATTTTCTGCAGAAACTGGGATACGGTTTTAAAGCTATGACTGATACGAAAACAGATAAAACTAAGGTCGACTTGGGTCTTCTCGAAGAAGACGACGAGTTCGAGGAATTTCCCACCGAAggtaaaattcataaatattctaGAAACATTTTCACCTCTTTAACCTCAAATTTGCTGCATCATTATCGCAGATTGGACCGCAAAGGACGAAGACAATGAGGATATTAGCGTGTGGGAAGACAATTGGGACGACGATGACGTCGAGGACGATTTCAATCAACAGCTCAGGTAAGAATGTCCTGGCATTATTGTTACATATCAATCAAAATGAGTGTGGAAACAGTTTCCCCATTCACAGAATTACACAGTATCGAGACATAGTCAATCCTTTACACGTAGATCTTGTATCTAGAAGTTAGACTTTCAGGCAGACTTGTAAATATTATCGAAAattaacatttgaaaaaattattattaattttacttgtgtaatattattaaattataaaaattctcGTTCCAGGGCTCAATTGGAAAAGCAAAAAGCTCAAGGGGACAATGGTTCCAAGgagaattaataaaatatgatttcatcaaacaaCTGTTCCAACCtatggattaaaaattattcatacATAGGCTTAAGTTGAATGTTCATTATTATTGGTCACTgtagatatatatttatattaattAACACTATCTTTGGATTACAACAAAGCATTGGCGTGTTGCATTATAGTTTATATCCTGCATAACCATGTAACAGAATTAAATCGGTTCTTTGTACAAAACTTATGATTGATACAAACAAAATCTTATTGAAAGAATTATTCCATACCTCCTAAATATACACGAACGTTATCCGTTtacgagatgaagaaaaaaataatggggaTGGAACTGCACTACGAAACAACATAACATTTctcaacttgaaaaaaatgattatgacAACTGTTTTATACGTAATTGTTCTGAATAACAAAACGTTTACTCGCTCAATATGAGTAACGAAGTACTTTTTAACATCACAGTGACTGTACATTCAGGTACgcaaatattttcttattatgATCAAACCTCTTGGGAAAATATAGTCTTCGACAGCAATTTTCACCTAATAACCTTttttcttagtttttttttggttttttttcttggcaTTTCAAAACTGGCCTGGTCGTACCCGATGAACTTCCCACGTTCGTCCATTACATAtatttgttataaaaaaatatttaatcaaACAATTTGTTGTGTGAGTTTAGTAGAAAGCATTGAGataggatttttttctccatttcttgTTACTGAtcaaacacttgaaaaaaatactgtgatCTCGAGTGACTCGGGTCTGCACTTTAAAGTTGCtgaaaaatactatttttcatggTAAAATTCCATACCGAGGGAATGTTGGCCATAAAATTCATACTGTCGTAAATATAAATGGAGAATATAAATGTATACGAGGCGAATGATGCACGATATGCATGGGAATAATCTCTATGAACTTTTGATATAAttatgttgaagtttgcatcaTTAAAATATATCGGAGAACCATTTGGTTTTTCTATAATCAAATAGTGAAAAACAATTATCTTATGTTGTCCATTATCTTCAAGAACTCACGAGGGGAAACAGGAGAACcatggaatttaaaaaaatgacttttttccaaATGGTTTTCATTGTGTTCTAATAATGCAAAATTCATTCTTTGATATATCGTTATTACTTCACCGCAAGATTAATTATGGCGTTGGATTAACATGACTCTGTCTGCACGAAGCCAAAATTTCTGAAGCAACAATATCGATGATCTGAAGAATCAAatcgatgtttatttttttgaactccAATGAACCCAGGATAAATTTGATGATATTCCGAGTGTCTTCCTCGCCAAAGACTCGCTTGACGTTGGCTGCTGTTATTCCGTCGAGAAGAACCGataatttttcttgaattttgctGATCGGTTCGTCCGAGTGATCGACTTGCAAACTCGAGGATAAAGTACAATTGCTGAGATATTGCGACACTCGCGATACAAGGTTctaaacgagaaaaataaatgatcaaaaaataaagaatgtgcAATTGTCCGGTGAACAATGATTATAACACTTCTTAGTATTCACCTGAATCAAAGGTTCCGTGACGCTGCCGAAAAAAAGCTTGCACCATCTTACTACAGCTTCTTGCTGCATCGTGTTATTACTACGAATACCCGCAAGTATTTCGCAAAGAAGATCGATTGATGCGCAAGTCATATTCAAACGACAATCGAGCTCTTCTAGTTCCTCTAAAAAGCCCAATAATATAAGTATTTTGAGCTTTCATCACGGACGCATTCACATGTGGTATCATAAACTAACGTTGTAATTTTGCTATTTCTCAAATTAGaccttttttgtttctcacgTCATTTGATCGTTCATATATGGTagtcaaattaatgaaaataatagttTGTGAACAAACCATCGTAAGGAGCATTCACAGTTTCCCACCATAGGGCAAGCATCTCCGAGTCACCGCTTCCTTCGACAGAGTCAACAGCTTCGTAGGCGGTATCAACGGAACAGTAATCAATTCTCTCAGCTACCAATTGTTGTAATTCATCTGCTAAGCTTGTCTGcatggaaaataaaagaaaaaatcattagtaAGTTTGAAGGATTGTAAAAACTTCATGGTTCATTCAAATTAACAAATTGATGGTGTTTTAAGATTTACagctttcgtatttttcacaaaGCGCCAAGGAATATCGGCTAATGGCATCAAAGTAGGCAAAGGTTGAACGTCCTCGTCTTGCTCCATTTCAAAACCGGGAACGACAGTTTTTAATGTGTTGAAAACTCCGGTAACCGTTTTAGCAAGAAATCTGTCGAGACGAGGCGCTACGGCATCGGCTTTTTTTCCAGCTCCACTGCTAGGTCTCAGAAAGTGGCGCAACTGCGGTGGTGATTCAGATGACAATCGTGTGCATACGTTTTTCAGATAATTCTCCATTTCTAATCTACCACCGCCTTCTGGCAAACGGATTTCCGACATGATAGAAGTGAATGATGGAATCTGTAGAAATACAAGACGAAGAAGAACAGTTTTAATGAACAAAATGGTAATCAATGATCGAATTAGAATTTGCATATATCTTCGCATTGAAGTACTCTCGAAAGTAATGATACCTCTTCAAGATTAGCATGTAATTGAGCAAAATCAATATACTGTCTCCTGACTGTAGCCGTTGTAGTTTCAAAGGTATCGACACCGTGCTGCTCAACATCGTCGAACTGTATGCAATAAAGAAGTTGTTGCGAACCATCGGAAGCCGTATAAAGTTCCGTTCTTGGAATAGCTAAATTCGTGAATTGATTGCCCTCGTACACGACGTACGATTTCTCTTCTGCTTGTctagaaattaataaatatgatTGGAGGTTCAAAAAATCAGTTGAACAAAATGTAGACTCGATCTTTACTGAATTCAGAAGAGGACAATGAGTTTAAGGAATGCGTACAACGGAGTCGTAGCCGTTGATTTTTGTTGAAGTAAATTTCGCAATCTCGCGATCGTCGTTGCGAAATCCGTAGGCTCTTCGTAAACCGGTGATATCCTATCCTCGTCACCCTCCGAATCCACTTGTAAAACATTGACATCTGCCCAAAGACCTCTGTGTCCTTTGGGTGTTAGGCCATCGAGGCAGAGAGAAGCTCTTCTCGAATTAGAAGAACTTTCTCCATTGTGCTCGTTGGTTAATTTCTTCTCAGTCGGTGGTATCTCGTCCCGATCAGT includes:
- the Sem1 gene encoding 26S proteasome complex subunit SEM1, translating into MTDTKTDKTKVDLGLLEEDDEFEEFPTEDWTAKDEDNEDISVWEDNWDDDDVEDDFNQQLRAQLEKQKAQGDNGSKEN
- the LOC122409758 gene encoding uncharacterized protein — protein: MERVLPMSRWNKILLFMSLVCAVLSLILQQWISFVALPIYMSILWAILVCVTSTWLSFIVLKKTLKASSPFYINPITPWMLRKLENYLRLNVMCGEKKSQVLPEIQANEIHLRNQRETKEKKEKSVSLTNSIEYMKERENIQEIIWNPSGNVNVSKILQDIDTKFIDIWYNELSDDSAFKEAASELLEKVLSKITFHIRSIDELRLAHKLADVLLLHLKEYKRALRRVEKGKAVDIEEAYRCTHPGSRSPATIEHILHRLVTVLAGEFLQWELMSSLPCKLLLSILAKRLLFTVQTVSCPRWIYENAIALLRSTTEEGEKNVKNDNLDKNGIVSKALVDGMTSATAALVPRPLPKTDRDEIPPTEKKLTNEHNGESSSNSRRASLCLDGLTPKGHRGLWADVNVLQVDSEGDEDRISPVYEEPTDFATTIARLRNLLQQKSTATTPLQAEEKSYVVYEGNQFTNLAIPRTELYTASDGSQQLLYCIQFDDVEQHGVDTFETTTATVRRQYIDFAQLHANLEEIPSFTSIMSEIRLPEGGGRLEMENYLKNVCTRLSSESPPQLRHFLRPSSGAGKKADAVAPRLDRFLAKTVTGVFNTLKTVVPGFEMEQDEDVQPLPTLMPLADIPWRFVKNTKATSLADELQQLVAERIDYCSVDTAYEAVDSVEGSGDSEMLALWWETVNAPYDEELEELDCRLNMTCASIDLLCEILAGIRSNNTMQQEAVVRWCKLFFGSVTEPLIQNLVSRVSQYLSNCTLSSSLQVDHSDEPISKIQEKLSVLLDGITAANVKRVFGEEDTRNIIKFILGSLEFKKINIDLILQIIDIVASEILASCRQSHVNPTP